Genomic segment of Raphanus sativus cultivar WK10039 unplaced genomic scaffold, ASM80110v3 Scaffold1091, whole genome shotgun sequence:
ataataaatatttgtaatatgaTTATATCCGCATATGCAGCCctagttaataataataagtattaTCTCTAagcaaacactacaaaataacTTGTACTGAGATAATCTTTGAAATAGTGTATTTTGTATAGGGTCGGTTCAACACTATTAAGGGCTCTAGggcaacaaaaaaatttaaactctatattgcaaaaaaaaaaagaatctttaGACTCTTTATAATGACTAATTTAAAACTCTATGcatgtttttatttgattttttttattaaaactttgtACTCACATTTTATAATACcacacaaatttaaatttagtataatatatgtcattaattttttttttaaaaaatgagaAATTGGAGTGGGCCCAGAAACGGTAGCACTATACTAAGCCGGCCCTGATTTTGTAGTGCAAAATAACCTAATTTCACAGTGTGTGGAAAGGGGTTCGGGATCAGTCATCCGTCCAGAAAACTAAATTTATGAGACAAGATTAAcaaattcaaagaaaatataatttagaaagATATTTGCACTCCAAGAAAACGTATCTTTCTAAATACAATTTTGACTGGTATGATTTGTTTGTCTCAGTTTGTACATATAGCAACATAAATAACTAGTGAGTGGCATCTATACTATAAGATGAACCACTGCAAGAGCTACATCTGTGTTTGtaagattatattatttatgataaATTTCTAAAGCTAATATACACTTTAATTATTATCAGTATCCTCCCTTCCTATCTCCATCCCTTTTTATGTGATTTCTTACTTCTTTTTGGTCAAGATAAATTTATTACTTGAGATTCTATTCTgttaattttaaactatattgaTCATTATCCATCGACATCATGATCTTAGGCAATTTATGTAACATCATAAAACACCTTTGGCTCTGAGTGTGACCTATCTCACGGTTGGTTAGTTTACCTTCATAGTGTGATTATGTACACAATAAATGGCCTAGAGATAAAATTTACCGTAGCTAATACTGATTTACTATTTGGTTCTAGTAACAAACTTAACATGTTCTAATGGTTTTCCATACTTGTTTATATCATATTATAGTTAAATTTAAGCTAAATAGAAGGAAAAGGGAATCCACTACATCTAACAAAGGCATGACACGTTAAGATTTTAAAGCATGTTAACTATAAATTAGTAacgagaaaatgaaaaattagaATAGACaacagaaaaataattaatgcaTATATTCTTGTATTGCAAACGGTGCTTTAATTCTCCATCctacaaatataattaatcgtacccaaatttcaaaaaaaaaaaagaaaggagatTCCacaatactccctccgtttcatattaagtgtcgttgtagagattttttttcgttgcaaaataagtgtcgttttcgaatttcaatgcagaatttattaattttattctgtattttatttttctattggtcgagatacatgggtaatgatgtttttgtatggaaaatatgcaaaatttaatgatttcttaatctgtatgcacaactctaaaataacacttattaagaaacagagggagtatgctGTAAAAAAAAGGAGATTCCACAAAATGTCAATATTTCATTTAAGAACATATCCTAACGCTAAAATAAGTTATATCAAATCACAATTTTATGTCTTTTATTATGAGTTGTTTTTCattgaaatatatatctttGTACTGATATATATATGCTCAACTTCTTTTTCTGATCAACTCTGCTCAACTAGTTTAGAAAAAATATCTGATGATAACTAAACGTCTtgtcgaaaaaaaaaaaaactaaacgtCTTCGGCTTTGCATTGGTGAAAACGATCTATTCCCTAAGTaacatctttttaattttgtctTCAATGGTTTAGAGCTTTGTAATACTGAATTTTAGCCGACCAAcgaaaatcttaaaattaaactaaataaatatattggtactgtgtatatattttttttctttggtacAATACTATGTATAGAGTTTACCCTAAGTCCTAACAAAGAGCTCAGACCAGCTCATCTGAAGACCGATCCAGCAGCGAACACCACGTACGTGCAAAAACAATCTAATTATATATGCACGACCAGTTCATCCATgcaaatataatatgtatatctTAGACTTAGAATCGTTCTAACTTCTAAGAATTAAAAgtcttaaataaaaagaaatagagatatcttcatatatatatacaccttcataaaattatatgtgtatatataacaacttcataaaattataaacaagAGGAAAGTGAAGTggattatatatcttttttgaTAATTACATATTATTGTTTTTCAATGTCATACTTTGATTATAGAATATATTCAGCCCAACCGATGCCAACATCAAACTCTGTTTCGCCTAAAGACTGTCACTCATCGAACAATGCTCAACAAATCCCACAGGTCACTCATGGTTCTCTCCTTCTCTACACGGATGCTGCCTGGAACAGCTCCAACTGTGATAGTGGTTTGGGATGGGTAGCTACGGATCACCAGAGTGCTCGCCTCTTCCAAGGGAGCTCTTCTCGCCAGTATGTTGCGTCAGCTCTAGTGGCTGAAGCATTGGCAATGAAATCTGGCCTCACTATGGCTGCCTCCAAAAGGTACAAGGATGTGGTTTGTCTTTCTGACTCACGATGTCTAATTGGCCTCCTTACAGACAAAGCATCTGTGTTTGTTCTCAAAGGACTAATCCACGACATCTGCGTGTTGAGTAGCTTCTTTACatctatttcttttaattttatcgCTCGTGCTTGTAATACGGTTGCTGACAGGTATGCAAAGGACGCTCTGTTTGTATTTGCTAACTCACCTGCGGGTTGAGAAACTCTATTTTTTGAAATGAAAGTATGGTTTTAACGAAAAATGTAGTTTGAATATAGGAGATAGTTATGTGGACGCGGGTTTTCTTATAAAAGAagaaatacaatttttatataatttggaaCCGTAAAATTTGAGGTTAAACAAGTATTTCACAACCAATCAAGGTCGGCCAGCATCT
This window contains:
- the LOC130503728 gene encoding uncharacterized protein LOC130503728, with the protein product MPTSNSVSPKDCHSSNNAQQIPQVTHGSLLLYTDAAWNSSNCDSGLGWVATDHQSARLFQGSSSRQYVASALVAEALAMKSGLTMAASKRYKDVVCLSDSRCLIGLLTDKASVFVLKGLIHDICVLSSFFTSISFNFIARACNTVADRYAKDALFVFANSPAG